The following is a genomic window from Streptomyces chrestomyceticus JCM 4735.
TCGCGGCGGCCTACCGGGAGGCGGGCGCGGAGCACGTCCCGTCCACCACGTTCGAGCTGGTCGAGGGGATGGCTCAGCTCGCCGCCGGATAGTCGCACGGCACCACCAGCATGAACCGCTGCGTACGGTCGCTGAGCGGCGCGAAGCAGCGGAAGGTGACCTCGAACTCCTCGTCCCCGTGGCCGGGCAGGTACAGCCAGCGCCGGTCGCCGTCGGGGTGGGTGACGGTCGTGAGGTCGTCGGTGAGCAGCCGGGCCGCGACCTTGTCGCGTTCCTTGATCTCGGCGACGACCTCCGCCAGCCTCCGGTTGTCCGGCTGTTCGGCGGCGGCCAGCCGGAGCTGGGACGCCATCGGCTTGGCCCAGGACTCCTCCCAGTCGATGAGCTGGAGACGGGCCTCGGGGTAGGTCAGCGCCCAGATCATGACGTTGACGCCGTGCTTCATCCACGGCCAGTCCTGCTCGCACGCTGTGTTGTACAGGAGCACGTCCCAGGCCGCGTCGGAGAGGTACGCCGGCCAGGGCTGCACCTGGATGAGCGCGGACGTGGACGGGTCCACGGCGCCGTCGGGGCGGTACAGGGGCGGCGGCACCTGGCCCCGCGCGTAGACGAAGAGGGTGTGCCGCTGGGCCTCGTCGAGGTCGAGGATGCGCACGATGCGCTCCAGCCATTCGGCCTTCGGCCGCTCGATCCGGCCCGACTCCAGCCGGCGGTACCAGCCCTCGGTGACCCCGGTGAGCGCCGCCGTCTCGGCCTGGGTGATGCCGCGCCGGTCCCGGTGGCCGAATGTGGCGGTGAAACCGGGGACCTGGGTGGGGTCCCGGCGGCCACGCCAGTTGCGCAGGAAGTCACCGAGCAGGTGCTTACTGGACATTTATCGCCAAACTCCCCGCGCGATTCGGTAAAGGGATCGAAAACTTACGGCCGACTTTAACCCGGCGTCGCTACGTACCGAACCCGCCCTTCCCCGGCCCACCCACCCCGCATATCGTCACAAAACCATCAAATCACCCCATCCCACTCTCCGGACCGGCACATCGCCTACCGGAACTCCTGGTACCGGTCACCGCAGGTGACCGGCGCCGGACGAGAACGATCAATCGGTTTGTGCCAGAGTGACTGACCGCGCGAGAGCATCCGCGCCGCGGCACCCCCGCGGCCGCGGCGCCACCGTGCCGCCGGCGGGAGCCGGGCGTCCCAGCAGCAATCGAGAGGCATCCATGAGCCGCAGCGTCTTCATCACCGGTGGCAACCGGGGTATCGGGCTGGCGATCGCGGAAGCCATGGCCGCCGACGGGGACAAGGTCGCCGTCACGTACCGCTCGGGCGAGCCGCCGGCCGGCGTCCTGGGCGTCCCCTGCGACATCACCGACCCGGAGCAGGTCGAGACGGCCTTCCGGCAGATCGAGGAGGCGCACGGCCCGGTCGAGGTCCTGGTGGCCAACGCCGGCATCACCCGCGACGCGCTGCTGATGCGGATGTCGGAGGACGACTTCGACGCCGTCGTGGCGACCAACCTGACGGCCGCGTACCGGGTGGCCAAGCGCGCCACCCGCGGCATGCTGCGGGCCCGCAAGGGCCGGATGGTCTTCGTCGGCTCGAC
Proteins encoded in this region:
- a CDS encoding helix-turn-helix domain-containing protein; this translates as MSSKHLLGDFLRNWRGRRDPTQVPGFTATFGHRDRRGITQAETAALTGVTEGWYRRLESGRIERPKAEWLERIVRILDLDEAQRHTLFVYARGQVPPPLYRPDGAVDPSTSALIQVQPWPAYLSDAAWDVLLYNTACEQDWPWMKHGVNVMIWALTYPEARLQLIDWEESWAKPMASQLRLAAAEQPDNRRLAEVVAEIKERDKVAARLLTDDLTTVTHPDGDRRWLYLPGHGDEEFEVTFRCFAPLSDRTQRFMLVVPCDYPAAS
- a CDS encoding beta-ketoacyl-ACP reductase, which produces MSRSVFITGGNRGIGLAIAEAMAADGDKVAVTYRSGEPPAGVLGVPCDITDPEQVETAFRQIEEAHGPVEVLVANAGITRDALLMRMSEDDFDAVVATNLTAAYRVAKRATRGMLRARKGRMVFVGSTVGLRGEAGQANYAAAKAGLVGLARSLARELGSRNITANVVAPGLTRTDMAAALPQDRLDAMVEQIPLGRMARPEDIAAAVRWLAGDEASYITGAVVPVDGGAGMGH